GACAAGGCCATCAATCTGGCGAAAGCCGGCAAGCACCAGCGTGCCGGCCAATTGCTGGAACAGCTTTATAAATCCAACCCGGAAGACGGCGAAGTCATGCTGCATCTGGGCGTGTGCTACCTTAAACTCGGCCATCGCAATGAAGGGATCGAGCTTCTGGAAAAAGCCAGCGATGAACATAAGGACGATATCAAACTCGCCACCGTGCTCGGCCTGTCTTACATTCAGAATGAAGATTTTGAAAAAGCCATCCCTTTGTTGGAAAAAGTCATTGAAGATACGCCGAACTCGGCCAATATCCTCTATCGTCTGGGTGTGGCTTACGACAATACAGGTAACTATCAGCGCGCGGTGGAATGTTTCCTCAGTGCGCTTGAGATCAAGCCGGATGAAGCGCGTATCCACCGCAGCGTGGGGTATGCCTTTGAACAGATGGATGATCACGAAGCAGCCATGGCGCATTTCAAACGTGCCAACGAGCTCGGCGGTGGGGAGTAATCGCTTTTAAAAGCGAAGGTTAGTGTGAACCATGGTGAATTTCTTTAATACCGGCAATCAGGCCCCGTCTCAGGAACTGCAACGGCTCAAACGCTCCGAAGCGATGCTGGCGCAGCTCTATCGTGATGAGACGGAACCGCGCTTTTCCGTGCCGTCCATGAAAGGGGTCAAAACCCTGTTTCTGGTCTCGGTGCTGGGGATTTTGCTGTTTTCCGGCACACTATTTTACAAGTTCAACGACTTCATTATTTTCCGTGAAGACGTGCTGGCCAAGGCCGGGAACCTGCAATCAGCCTTACAACGGCGCAAAGACTTGTTCTCCAACCTGGTCAACCTGACCCTGAACCATGCGTCTCTTGAACATTCCATTTTCTCCTATACCGCCAAAATGCGCACCGAGATCATCAAGAAAACTGGTGATGTGCTGCCACCCGAAGCGGTGAAAGATGCCTTGGGGAAAAACAAGGATCTGGCCAAAGGCTTAGGTGCCTTGGGTGTGGGCGAAGCCAATGGGGCAGACGGGCTGGATCTTAATGACATGGGGGCATCGCTTGGTCGCTTGCTTGCCGTTGTAGAAAAATATCCGGATATTAAATCCGCCCAGACTTATACGGAAGCCATGGTGGCTTTGGTGCAGATGGAAGACCTGATTACCCAGCGTCGTATGGATTATAACGAGTCCTTGCGGATTTATAATTCAGCCATCTCCAAATTCCCCTGGAAGATTTTGGCGGATTTCACCAACTTCCCGCGCTTTGAATATTTCAACGAGAAAACCATCACCGACAGCGCCCCGAAACTGGGTCTGGAAACCTATCGCCCGTTGGTTCCTTTCATCGATGAGGGAGGCGGACACTAATGTGGACAATGATCGCACGGGTGGGCACCTTAATGTCCTTAGGCGCCGCCCTGATGGAACTATACAATTCGCGCCATCGCGAAGTGAACTCAAGTAGGATTTATAACTCTACGGAAGCGGCCCGTTTTTTGGGTGTTGAACGTAAGGAAGTGATCCGACTTTTAGAACAGGGACGCATG
This sequence is a window from Terasakiella sp. SH-1. Protein-coding genes within it:
- the mamA gene encoding magnetosome protein MamA produces the protein MSIIKGDLVGRSEEYAQYTAIILKRLGTKLVGGFHDLFTIDDETRMEYFRDKAINLAKAGKHQRAGQLLEQLYKSNPEDGEVMLHLGVCYLKLGHRNEGIELLEKASDEHKDDIKLATVLGLSYIQNEDFEKAIPLLEKVIEDTPNSANILYRLGVAYDNTGNYQRAVECFLSALEIKPDEARIHRSVGYAFEQMDDHEAAMAHFKRANELGGGE
- the mamQ gene encoding magnetosome protein MamQ; translated protein: MVNFFNTGNQAPSQELQRLKRSEAMLAQLYRDETEPRFSVPSMKGVKTLFLVSVLGILLFSGTLFYKFNDFIIFREDVLAKAGNLQSALQRRKDLFSNLVNLTLNHASLEHSIFSYTAKMRTEIIKKTGDVLPPEAVKDALGKNKDLAKGLGALGVGEANGADGLDLNDMGASLGRLLAVVEKYPDIKSAQTYTEAMVALVQMEDLITQRRMDYNESLRIYNSAISKFPWKILADFTNFPRFEYFNEKTITDSAPKLGLETYRPLVPFIDEGGGH
- a CDS encoding helix-turn-helix domain-containing protein — encoded protein: MWTMIARVGTLMSLGAALMELYNSRHREVNSSRIYNSTEAARFLGVERKEVIRLLEQGRMRGRLVNGNYRVPGSSIIEYLSHDS